One Actinomyces respiraculi DNA window includes the following coding sequences:
- a CDS encoding DUF7455 domain-containing protein has product MSQISAPDIAAEATVPAESEVTVAGTIERPLTTADRCDACGAQAFVRAVLTSGQLLLCGHHARAHMPALKRQALYIQDETATLSPAQ; this is encoded by the coding sequence ATGAGTCAGATAAGCGCCCCAGACATCGCCGCCGAGGCGACTGTCCCTGCCGAGTCCGAGGTCACCGTTGCGGGCACCATCGAGCGCCCGTTGACAACCGCTGACCGTTGCGACGCCTGCGGCGCGCAGGCCTTCGTCCGCGCAGTCCTGACCTCGGGCCAGCTGCTGCTGTGCGGACACCACGCCCGCGCACACATGCCGGCCCTCAAGCGTCAGGCCCTGTACATCCAGGACGAGACCGCGACCCTGTCCCCCGCCCAGTGA